In Drosophila santomea strain STO CAGO 1482 chromosome 3L, Prin_Dsan_1.1, whole genome shotgun sequence, a single window of DNA contains:
- the LOC120450135 gene encoding protein disks lost — MPTELKAGDTEMTKPEESHLLQLLAQLEKVPRPQLQQKFVAHFKKSGKGNQQSNCSLEDFATYFLGALRRSTKQYYCTRNSETPVFPLTPIRQVKPPVADAVTEEDQHQLNESSILSRSSCSVTSNSNTTPSRQQPQGRRSTPGSGAQFCSTPNRSGGGGTGGGHSICLGNFLVNTPIQSQQRSKKKTTPQQQQQNQNSPVGSGTGAGATPQSKPRRRVLPMTISKNVSANSSFGDTSSFSNDNNLWRISQSSEIFDRSQEAALEMEARKFLLLKKQEIKSEAPVNVSQQERTPEDEVFPEEAFSLEDVANTNQLQLLSTIYSLLIDLNLVPNVLGELSFVLQLLNVRDFGESPVKSDLPSALQGLTQYKSCVYFAVKLLENQKSLLLQLDKRTLGILLQNERLSLLPPGVVQELETYCQQKQELTASFTMDTSSSAQQNVYYHVEKDSRDNFPAQKEFGAFKSQRDLFYKALKQWELSHLNRVFNFASELGPRIRDIFKVSEHPVNMTHLAKLFVNQLLISATETTESPEELGLKLDPLRHNKLAQRLVTSSSSVEGQFPRSQAFFRDLIAGCSSVAFLVHLKLELYAQLMRHNDSTFDLLQLTEDLGAEEQSAQQGPYIVRVQAMANMLILAKFLGYVTVMPFSGSTQHGNPTPPYLCPQQLQLRSHFHPDFNLREILERSMHQGKLLITLPWLVQYLAMLDLVSLHLPDAVATLELLYGLYAAIRMEKLQPAAVFIARSCIGWLLDAQPQLVNGYYSHRAQEAGVGSISSIVDTCLKGLCRHDKSYAPVLDELLPVACPFLQEFRVSITPSRQARSGRFRYITTRLEQLQQNSSSISKEAIVASELSPSEQQQRKLADAFLHSQNASTRRLIEFVTERSFKCVVKDAQQEILIPSKASADAKVNEISSTKREEVFQKLHEIFQDAREKACQRWKENVHQMLDKRIGQSLEALLPATTNAVLRSTYAHLIRMKAQSQLQQWLQSSVLQSTFYHGDLQELTTKVCNSNRNKADAATAGGGGSSELQLSPDVGFSLSELLYQLQQWLHCLSLRPDYVGSREDLAELLRKSQKAVLFPQMPTVFYHLIGSGLVHLLQLLITRKPNFLDKDVISASCSVWRSPQLMASEASPGIFEGLISISFVQEMGNNADSFRMLEVILRSMLKSGAIRADQLNELFMPLFAKNWSPEVWSILSDLLQKLSLTGKDSDAHDASGDSPEDEAKSHLFMEMLADLSRDLDNF, encoded by the coding sequence ATGCCCACAGAGCTCAAAGCGGGAGATACAGAAATGACGAAGCCGGAAGAGAGCCatctgctgcagctgcttgCGCAACTGGAGAAGGTGCCACGCCCTCAGCTGCAGCAGAAGTTTGTCGCCCACTTCAAAAAGAGCGGGAAGGGTAATCAGCAAAGCAACTGCAGCCTGGAGGACTTTGCCACCTACTTTTTAGGGGCACTGCGTCGGAGCACAAAGCAGTACTACTGTACGCGGAACTCGGAGACACCCGTGTTCCCCTTGACACCCATCCGTCAGGTCAAGCCACCGGTCGCTGATGCGGTCACGGAGGAGGACCAGCACCAGCTCAATGAGTCCTCAATCCTTAGCCGGAGTAGCTGCAGTGTGACATCCAATTCGAATACGACTCCGTCTCGTCAGCAGCCGCAGGGCAGAAGATCAACGCCAGGAAGTGGCGCCCAGTTTTGCAGCACGCCCAACAGAAGCGGTGGCGGAGGAACAGGAGGTGGGCACAGCATCTGCTTGGGTAACTTTCTGGTCAACACACCTATTCAGAGCCAGCAGAGATCCAAGAAGAAGACCACAccccagcaacagcagcaaaatcaaaattcacCAGTGGGTTCAGGAACTGGAGCAGGAGCCACACCGCAATCCAAGCCGCGACGACGGGTCTTACCCATGACCATCAGCAAGAATGTTTCGGCCAACTCCTCTTTTGGAGACACTAGTTCCTTTAGCAATGACAATAACCTTTGGCGAATCTCGCAGAGCAGCGAAATCTTTGATAGAAGCCAAGAAGCGGCCCTGGAAATGGAGGCCCGCAAGTTCCTGTTGCTTAAAAAGCAGGAGATCAAAAGCGAAGCGCCAGTGAATGTCAGTCAACAGGAGAGGACGCCCGAAGATGAGGTGTTCCCGGAGGAAGCCTTCAGCTTGGAGGATGTGGCCAATACAAACCAATTGCAGCTCCTGTCAACCATTTACAGCTTGTTGATAGACCTCAATTTAGTGCCCAACGTACTAGGTGAACTTAGTTTTGTGCTCCAGCTGTTGAATGTGCGAGATTTTGGGGAATCACCCGTCAAGTCAGATCTACCCAGTGCTTTGCAGGGACTCACGCAATACAAAAGTTGTGTATACTTTGCAGTCAAACTGCTGGAGAACCAAAAAAGTTTACTTCTGCAGCTTGACAAAAGGACTTTGGGGATCTTGCTACAAAACGAAAGATTGAGTCTGCTGCCTCCAGGAGTTGTCCAAGAACTGGAAACTTACTGTCAGCAGAAGCAGGAGTTGACCGCATCGTTCACTATGGACACTTCTTCGTCCGCACAGCAGAATGTGTACTATCACGTGGAGAAGGACTCGCGGGATAACTTTCCTGCGCAGAAGGAGTTCGGGGCCTTCAAGTCCCAAAGGGATCTCTTTTACAAAGCCCTTAAGCAGTGGGAGCTGAGCCATCTGAATCGCGTTTTCAACTTTGCCAGCGAACTGGGGCCCCGTATTAGGGATATCTTTAAGGTGTCGGAGCACCCAGTGAACATGACGCACCTGGCCAAACTATTTGTCAACCAATTGCTGATCTCCGCCACCGAGACCACCGAATCTCCCGAAGAACTGGGCTTAAAGCTGGATCCACTTAGGCACAACAAACTGGCACAGCGCCTGGTGACCTCCAGTTCCAGTGTGGAAGGTCAGTTTCCCCGCTCGCAGGCCTTTTTTCGCGACCTTATCGCCGGATGCTCATCGGTGGCATTTCTGGTGCACCTGAAGCTGGAACTGTATGCGCAACTTATGCGTCACAACGACTCCACCTTTGACCTGCTCCAGCTGACTGAGGATTTGGGTGCCGAAGAGCAGTCTGCTCAGCAGGGACCATACATTGTTCGCGTCCAGGCCATGGCCAATATGCTAATCCTGGCCAAGTTTTTGGGCTACGTAACTGTAATGCCTTTCAGTGGGTCCACGCAACATGGAAACCCAACTCCGCCATATCTTTGCCcacagcagttgcagcttCGTAGCCATTTTCATCCGGACTTCAATCTCCGCGAGATACTCGAACGCTCCATGCACCAGGGCAAGCTGCTGATCACGCTTCCGTGGCTAGTTCAATACCTGGCGATGCTCGACTTGGTCAGTCTACATCTTCCAGATGCAGTGGCCACTTTGGAGCTGCTGTACGGACTGTATGCCGCCATACGTATGGAAAAATTGCAACCCGCAGCTGTATTCATAGCCAGGAGTTGTATTGGATGGCTTTTGGATGCGCAGCCGCAGCTGGTTAATGGCTACTACAGTCACCGGGCACAGGAAGCCGGAGTTGGAAGCATTTCGTCAATTGTGGATACCTGCCTAAAGGGCCTCTGTCGTCACGATAAATCGTACGCCCCCGTGTTGGATGAACTTTTGCCAGTGGCTTGTCCTTTCCTGCAGGAATTCCGGGTCAGCATTACGCCCTCCAGACAAGCGAGAAGTGGGCGATTCCGGTACATAACCACTCGGTTGGAGCAGTTGCAGCAGAACAGCAGTTCCATTTCTAAGGAGGCGATAGTTGCCAGCGAACTAAGTCCCtcggagcagcagcagcgtaAATTGGCCGATGCCTTTCTCCATTCCCAAAACGCATCCACCAGGAGGTTGATAGAGTTCGTCACGGAACGCAGTTTTAAGTGTGTGGTCAAGGACGCTCAGCAGGAGATTCTGATCCCGTCGAAGGCATCGGCGGATGCCAAAGTTAACGAGATCAGCTCCACGAAGCGCGAGGAGGTATTTCAAAAGCTGCATGAGATCTTTCAAGATGCCAGGGAGAAGGCGTGCCAGCGTTGGAAGGAGAATGTGCATCAAATGCTGGACAAGCGCATTGGGCAATCACTGGAGGCACTTTTGCCCGCCACCACCAATGCGGTATTGCGGTCTACATATGCTCATCTAATCCGTATGAAAGCACAGTCTCAGCTGCAACAGTGGCTCCAGTCCAGCGTGCTTCAGTCCACATTTTATCATGGTGATCTTCAGGAGCTAACCACCAAAGTCTGTAACTCCAATAGGAACAAGGCAGATGCAGCGACTGCAGGTGGCGGCGGCTCCAGTGAGCTCCAACTCAGTCCGGATGTGGGATTCAGCCTGTCAGAGCTGCTCTATCAGCTGCAGCAGTGGCTACACTGCCTGAGCTTGCGGCCCGATTATGTGGGCAGTCGTGAAGATTTGGCCGAGCTGCTTCGAAAATCCCAAAAGGCGGTCCTGTTTCCTCAAATGCCCACTGTTTTTTATCACCTTATTGGGTCTGGATTAGTTCATCTGCTCCAGTTGCTCATCACCAGAAAACCGAATTTCCTCGACAAGGATGTAATCTCGGCCAGCTGTTCGGTGTGGCGGTCACCGCAGCTCATGGCCAGTGAAGCTTCACCCGGAATCTTCGAGGGCTTGATCAGCATTAGTTTTGTGCAGGAGATGGGCAACAATGCGGACAGCTTTCGGATGCTGGAGGTGATCCTTAGATCAATGCTAAAGTCTGGCGCTATACGCGCGGATCAACTTAACGAACTCTTCATGCCGCTGTTTGCCAAGAACTGGTCGCCGGAAGTGTGGAGCATTCTTTCCGACCTTCTACAGAAACTCTCTCTCACCGGAAAAGATTCCGATGCCCATGACGCCTCTGGTGATAGTCCCGAAGACGAGGCAAAGTCGCATCTCTTCATGGAGATGCTGGCCGATTTATCACGCGATCTGGATAACTTTTAA
- the LOC120450137 gene encoding hsp90 co-chaperone Cdc37 — MVDYSKWKNIEISDDEDDTHPNIDTPSLFRWRHQARVERMAEMDHEKDEFKKKRQSYQARLMDVKERISKKDGNEDALKKELEKIEAEGKELDRIENDMIKKEKKTPWNVDTISKPGFEKTVINKKAGRKPDENLSEEEREQRMKQFVKENEKLCKQYGMLRKYDDSKRFLQEHLHLVGEETANYLVIWSINLEMEEKHELMAHVAHQCICMQYILELAKQLDVDPRACVASFFSKIQHCQPEYRAQFESEIEGFKGRIQKRAQEKIQEAIAQAEEEERKERLGPGGLDPADVFESLPDELKACFESRDVELLQKTIAAMPVDVAKLHMKRCVDSGLWVPNAADLEGDKKEDDDSDDAAGGEEKTDDAKSESAAKEEPIYTGVSTEDVD; from the exons ATGGTGGACTACAGCAAGTGGAAGAACATCGAG ATTTCGGACGATGAGGACGACACTCACCCGAACATAGACACGCCTTCCCTGTTCCGCTGGCGACACCAGGCACGCGTGGAGCGCATGGCGGAGATGGACCACGAGAAGGACGAGTTTAAGAAGAAGCGCCAGAGCTACCAGGCGCGACTCATGGACGTCAAGGAGCGAATCTCAAAGAAGGACGGCAACGAGGACGCTCTGAAG AAAGAGCTGGAAAAGATCGAGGCCGAGGGCAAGGAGCTTGACCGCATCGAGAACGACATGATTAagaaggaaaagaaaacacCCTGGAATGTGGACACCATCAGCAAGCCCGGTTTTGAGAAGACCGTGATCAACAAGAAGGCAGGCCGCAAGCCGGATGAGAACCTGTCCGAGGAGGAGCGAGAGCAGCGCATGAAGCAGTTCGTCAAGGAGAACGAGAAACTTTGCAAGCAGTACGGCATGTTGCGCAAGTACGACGATTCGAAACGGTTTCTGCAAGAGCATCTCCACCTGGTGGGCGAGGAGACGGCCAACTACTTGGTTATCTGGTCCATCAACCTGGAAATGGAGGAGAAGCACGAGCTGATGGCCCACGTGGCGCACCAGTGCATTTGTATGCAGTACATTTTGGAGCTGGCCAAACAGCTGGACGTGGATCCTCGCGCCTGTGTAGCTTCCTTCTTCTCGAAGATCCAGCACTGTCAGCCCGAGTACAGGGCGCAGTTCGAAAGCGAAATCGAAGGTTTCAAGGGACGCATTCAGAAGCGTGCTCAGGAGAAGATTCAGGAGGCGATAGCCCAGGCCGAAGAGGAGGAACGCAAGGAGCGCCTTGGACCTGGTGGTCTGGACCCAGCCGATGTCTTTGAATCCCTGCCCGAT GAACTAAAGGCCTGTTTCGAGTCCCGCGATGTAGAGCTGCTGCAGAAGACCATTGCCGCCATGCCCGTGGACGTGGCCAAACTGCACATGAAGCGGTGTGTGGACTCTGGTCTCTGGGTGCCCAATGCCGCTGACTTGGAGGGCGACAAGAAGGAGGACGATGACTCAGATGACGCCGCCGGTGGCGAGGAGAAGACCGACGATGCCAAGTCGGAGAGCGCGGCCAAGGAGGAGCCCATCTACACTGGCGTCAGCACAGAGGACGTTGACTGA
- the LOC120450143 gene encoding protein JTB, with product MLENCQRHHMLLGLGALTMVTILVLFVESRYAAEGPRRREPQFVIEDNSTCWRNEKYTIVQECHPCSEFDIVSRSLGVCIHTHYKELLRCQSGEIVTRSCDRVALIEQMNFLKFEVLCLVIGLLSYLVSYARDRVLSRRNYMRIERQLNRVQ from the coding sequence ATGCTAGAGAACTGCCAGCGACACCACATGCTCCTTGGACTAGGAGCCCTAACGATGGTCACCATCCTCGTCCTCTTCGTGGAATCCCGATATGCTGCAGAAGGACCCCGTCGCCGAGAGCCGCAGTTTGTCATCGAAGACAATTCCACCTGCTGGCGGAATGAGAAGTACACGATAGTGCAGGAGTGCCACCCGTGCTCCGAATTCGACATAGTCAGCCGGAGCCTAGGCGTCTGCATCCACACGCACTACAAGGAGTTGCTGCGCTGCCAGAGTGGCGAGATCGTAACCAGAAGCTGCGACCGGGTCGCGCTCATCGAGCAAATGAACTTCCTGAAATTCGAGGTCTTGTGCCTTGTAATCGGATTGCTGAGCTACCTGGTCAGTTATGCCCGCGATCGAGTCCTGTCCAGACGCAACTACATGAGGATCGAACGACAGCTAAACCGTGTGCAATAA
- the LOC120450141 gene encoding dnaJ homolog subfamily B member 13 → MNRPELDYYAVLDQPRDSTKEQITLAYRRLAIRLCPHRDKKDEQDFVPLAQEGRLTHLSPMGEPRQWAYINMAFDVLGNDLYRAIYDRYGEAGLFEGVMLPNGYFPPYQYDGDHMKVYERVFGSYSPYANVIDAIANPPSLYATRQHGIGVRSKDASTERIIELSLEEVRTGCVKLMNVWRQEIVDAKESRLEKRKHTLKLNIAPGTTAGTRFCFKEEGDRYPATIPGDIIFIAADKPHPDFERRNQHDLVYKHSIDLCQAFTGFTFFICTLDRRQLKVVITDVVQPGYTKVVPLEGLPKCRNLNAVTAIKEANKKVEQYGDLIIEFDYIFPKYLTPNMKHITRQFFREFRKLEVELEEEEERNMV, encoded by the exons ATGAACCGCCCGGAGCTGGACTACTACGCGGTGCTGGACCAGCCCAGAGACTCTACCAAGGAGCAGATTACCCTGGCCTACCGCCGCCTGGCTATTCGCCTTTGCCCACATCGCGACAAGAAGGACGAGCAGGACTTTGTGCCGTTGGCCCAGGAGGGTCGTCTCACGCATCTCTCGCCTATGGGCGAGCCCAGGCAGTGGGCCTACATCAACATGGCCTTCGATGTGCTGGGCAACGATCTCTACCGGGCCATATACGATCGCTATGGCGAGGCGGGTCTGTTCGAGGGAGTCATGCTGCCGAACGGTTACTTTCCGCCCTATCAGTACGATGGTGACCACATGAAGGTCTACGAAAGGGTCTTCGGCAGCTACTCGCCGTATGCCAACGTGATCGATGCCATCGCCAATCCACCGAGCTTGTACGCGACGCGGCAGCATGGCATTGGCGTGCGTTCCAAGGACGCCAGCACGGAGAGGATTATCGAGCTGTCTCTGGAGGAAGTGCGCACTGGTTGCGTCAAGCTGATGAACGTGTGGCGCCAGGAGATCGTGGACGCCAAGGAGTCGCGCTTGGAGAAGCGCAAGCACACCTTGAAGCTGAACATTGCCCCAGGCACCACGGCCGGAACTCGCTTCTGCTTCAAGGAGGAGGGTGATCGCTATCCGGCCACCATTCCGGGTGACATCATTTTCATTGCCGCCGACAAGCCGCATCCGGACTTTGAGAGGAGGAACCAGCATGACTTGGTCTACAAGCATTCTATTGACCTCTGCCAGGCTTTCACCGGCTTCACGTTCTTCATTTGCACGCTGGACAGGCGTCAGTTAAAGGTGGTCATTACGGACGTAGTGCAGCCGGGATACACCAAAGTGGTTCCCCTCGAGGGACTGCCCAAGTGCCGCAATTTGAATGCAGTTACGGCCATCAAGGAGGCCAACAAGAAGGTGGAGCAGTATGGGGATCTCATTATAGAATTTGATT ATATTTTTCCAAAGTACTTGACTCCAAATATGAAGCATATCACACGCCAATTTTTCCGCGAATTCCGCAAGCTCGAAGTTgaactggaggaggaggaagaacGTAACATGGTTTAA
- the LOC120450136 gene encoding patj homolog yields MHLSADISSALQQIEAVKKGIDESDDPKLQMQTAESLSTILGILQDPVFRTIVHVQDSLSELNAQLAQHPSMLPNDFDIDVAGNLVLSLNGGEVMYDFDEQRSSSHSHSAPGSPDKSGGVGEEPRPQSQNSKGAGVADLYATDYAQIQAIELVNDGTGLGFGIIGARNSGVIVKTILPGGVADKDGRLRSGDHILQIGDVNLHEMVSEQVAAVLRQSGTHVRLVVARPVEQSVPTPQYALEPGTAVVPTRVLVDPAELERYLISTGYPEIFGESSTASTPQTTTEDDRFVYRGETSMLIDPNIDLEELLALPETEKLQVELKKDANGLGITIAGYVCEKEELSGIFVKSVSPGSAADLSGRIRVNDRIIEVDGQSLQGYSNHQAVELLKKSGQVVNLRLERYLRGPKFEQLQQAIAANDKLPSSAPGTPSRAPMPTPVATTSSATTTPSRSITRELEEEALPAPEAFMTAPPSVTTMTTTTLSSFGAGKQLVAVRDSLDGSTKIIPTEVVPLADKTEAKNSGVITRHKYYTDPELSDDAETEIIRKWQKIVGSDVEVIVAQIKKFAVGGLGISLEGTVDVEGGREVRPHHYIRSILPDGPVGVNGVLRSGDELLEVNGERLLGMNHLEVVAILKELPLDVRMVCGRNRNSSLLPFSDDTLKKLSNNFENLLPATDRLVKAKSDGSLATAGSVADGDSVAAAAASFSKLKSRSLEPLTGLAMWSSQPQIIELVKGDRGLGFSILDYQDPLDPNDTLIVIRSLVPGGVAQLDGRLIPGDRLLFVNSINLENASLDQAVQALKGASKGVVRIGVAKPLPMTDNSLKACSNASTTSEETLDAQPSPPALPTVAPPAMPPSASMGAEPDLIPDWRN; encoded by the exons ATGCACCTCAGCGCGGACATTTCCAGCGCCCTTCAGCAGATCGAGGCTGTGAAGAAGGGCATCGATGAGTCCGACGACCCCAAGCTGCAGATGCAGACGGCCGAGAGCCTCAGCACCATCCTGGGCATCCTGCAGGATCCCGTTTTTCGCACCATCGTCCACGTGCAGGACTCGCTGTCCGAGCTGAACGCACAGCTGGCTCAGCATCCGTCCATGTTGCCCAACGACTTCGACATCGATGTGGCGGGCAACCTTGTCCTCAGTCTGAATGGCGGCGAGGTGATGTACGACTTTGACGAACAGCGATCCTCGTCGCACTCCCACTCTGCTCCGGGCAGTCCGGATAAGTCCGGAGGCGTCGGCGAGGAGCCGCGCCCGCAGAGCCAGAACTCAAAGGGAGCCGGAGTGGCTGATCTCTACGCAACGGATTACGCCCAGATCCAGGCCATAGAGCTGGTCAACGACGGCACGGGTCTCGGATTCGGCATTATTGGAGCTCGCAACTCGGGGGTGATTGTAAAGACCATCCTgccggggggcgtggccgatAAAGATGGCCGCTTGCGCTCGGGCGACCACATCCTCCAGATTGGAGACGTCAATCTGCACGAAATGGTCTCCGAACAGGTGGCTGCCGTGCTGAGACAGTCTGGAACCCACGTTCGTCTGGTGGTCGCCCGTCCCGTCGAGCAGAGCGTACCCACGCCTCAGTACGCCCTGGAACCGGGCACTGCTGTGGTGCCAACGCGCGTCCTCGTCGATCCTGCCGAGCTGGAACGGTACCTCATATCGACCGGCTATCCGGAAATCTTTGGCGAGAGCTCCACAGCCTCCACTCCGCAGACCACCACGGAAGACGATCGCTTCGTTTATCGCGGCGAGACCTCCATGCTGATTGATCCCAACATCGACCTAGAGGAATTGCTTGCCCTTCCTGAAACGGAGAAGCTTCAGGTGGAGCTGAAGAAGGATGCCAATGGCCTGGGCATCACCATTGCCGGCTATGTTTGTGAGAAAGAAGAGCTGTCTGGCATTTTCGTAAAGAGCGTCTCGCCCGGATCAGCGGCTGACCTGAGTGGTCGCATCCGGGTGAACGATCGCATCATTGAAGTTGACGGCCAGTCGCTACAAGGCTACTCCAACCACCAGGCCGTAGAGCTGCTAAAGAAGTCTGGTCAGGTGGTGAACCTCCGCTTGGAACGCTACCTGAGGGGCCCCAAATtcgagcaactgcagcaggcCATCGCTGCGAATGACAAACTTCCATCCAGTGCTCCTGGAACGCCTTCAAGGGCTCCCATGCCCACGCCTGTGGCTACAACGTCCTCGGCCACAACTACACCATCACGCAGCATCACTCGGGAGTTGGAAGAGGAAGCTTTACCAGCGCCAGAAGCATTCATGACCGCTCCGCCGTCGGTTACCACAATGACCACCACCACATTGAGCTCATTTGGAGCGGGTAAGCAACTGGTAGCTGTAAGGGATTCACTGGACGGCTCCACGAAGATCATACCCACGGAAGTGGTACCCTTGGCGGATAAAACAGAG GCCAAGAACAGCGGTGTGATCACCCGTCACAAATACTACACGGATCCGGAGCTGTCGGACGACGCTGAAACCGAAATTATTCGCAAGTGGCAGAAGATTGTGGGCTCCGATGTGGAGGTGATTGTGGCCCAGATCAAGAAGTTCGCGGTCGGCGGCTTGGGAATCTCCTTGGAGGGAACCGTTGACGTCGAAGGAGGGCGCGAGGTACGACCCCATCACTATATTCGTTCAATCTTGCCCGACGGACCCGTAGGCGTGAATGGAGTACTTCGCTCTGGCGATGAATTGCTGGAGGTAAACGGCGAGCGGTTGCTGGGCATGAACCACCTGGAGGTGGTGGCTATACTCAAGGAACTGCCGCTGGATGTGCGCATGGTTTGCGGTCGCAACAGGAACAGCTCGCTTCTCCCATTCTCTGATGACACCCTGAAAAAGTTGAGCAACAACTTTGAGAACCTCCTGCCTGCTACCGATCGCCTGGTGAAGGCCAAATCAGATGGTAGTCTGGCCACCGCGGGCTCCGTGGCCGATGGAGATTCAGTGGCTGCCGCCGCTGCGTCGTTTAGTAAGCTGAAGTCGCGCTCCCTGGAGCCACTGACCGGATTGGCTATGTGGTCGTCCCAACCGCAAATCATCGAATTGGTCAAGGGCGATCGTGGTTTGGGCTTTTCCATTCTGGATTATCAAGATCCGCTGGATCCCAACGATACGCTGATTGTAATCCGTTCTCTGGTcccagggggcgtggctcaATTGGATGGACGTCTTATTCCAGGAGATCGATTGTTGTTTGTGAACTCCATTAACCTGGAGAACGCCTCGCTGGACCAGGCTGTGCAGGCTTTGAAGGGTGCTTCCAAGGGAGTAGTGCGTATTGGGGTGGCCAAACCACTGCCCATGACGGACAACTCCCTGAAGGCTTGCAGTAACGCGAGCACTACCAGCGAGGAGACCTTGGACGCGCAGCCATCGCCTCCAGCCTTGCCCACAGTTGCTCCGCCCGCCATGCCGcccagtgcctccatgggAGCTGAACCGGACCTGATTCCCGATTGGCGGAATTAG